One Bradyrhizobium sp. ISRA464 genomic window carries:
- a CDS encoding YciI family protein — protein MRVMVLVKATEDSEKGMLPTTEMFEAMGRYNEELVNAGIMRAADGLKPSSHGKRIAFDGAGRTVIDGPFAATRELVAGFWLWEVKDMDEAVAWVKRCPNPMPGPSEIEIRPLYEMADFR, from the coding sequence ATGCGTGTCATGGTGCTCGTGAAGGCGACCGAAGACAGCGAAAAGGGGATGCTCCCCACCACCGAGATGTTCGAGGCGATGGGCAGATATAATGAGGAGCTGGTCAATGCCGGCATCATGCGCGCCGCCGACGGCCTCAAGCCCTCGTCCCACGGCAAGCGTATTGCGTTCGACGGCGCCGGCCGTACCGTCATCGATGGGCCTTTCGCCGCGACGCGCGAGCTGGTCGCCGGCTTCTGGCTCTGGGAGGTCAAGGACATGGACGAGGCGGTCGCCTGGGTGAAGCGCTGCCCCAATCCCATGCCGGGACCGAGCGAGATCGAAATCCGGCCGTTGTACGAGATGGCTGATTTTCGATGA
- a CDS encoding DUF3551 domain-containing protein, translating into MLALSALWMTRPAAAQMYDPRYPVCMHVYGSLIGERMDCIFTSFNQCQASAMGIPASCLLNPYYAARSLPPRRFER; encoded by the coding sequence ATGCTTGCGCTAAGCGCGCTTTGGATGACAAGGCCGGCAGCTGCACAAATGTACGATCCACGCTACCCGGTCTGCATGCATGTCTACGGTTCGCTGATCGGCGAGCGAATGGACTGCATCTTCACTTCGTTCAATCAGTGCCAGGCCTCCGCCATGGGTATCCCGGCGAGCTGCCTGCTTAACCCCTATTACGCTGCGAGATCGTTGCCCCCTCGCAGGTTTGAACGATAA